The Cytobacillus sp. NJ13 sequence TTTCAGCAGCGCATGATGACATATTGATAACAACACCGCTTTTCTGTTTCATCATATGAGGGAGTGTATATTTTGAAGGCAAGTACACTCCCTTTACATTCACACTCATTATTTTGTCCCATACATCCGGCTCTACTTCGTCTACTCTTCCAACATTACTAATCCCTGCATTGTTAAATAATATATCTATTTTTCGATATTTTTCAATAATTTGACCGACTACATTTTCTACTGCTTCGGGATTTGCCACATCCATTTCAAAAAACGCTGCTTTCCCGCCATTTTCTTCTATTTCAGTTACTGCTCCTTGTCCATTTTCACGGTTAATATCTGTAATAATGACAAAAGCTCCTTCATTAGCGAATAGGTTAGCTGTCGCCTTACCAATTCCACTGCCTCCGCCAGTAACAATCGCTATTTTGTCTTGCAGCCTCATACTTTTACCTCCAAGTCATGATCCATATGATCCTCTGGCTGTGCTGCTTTAACAGTTAATCCGCCATCTACCATTAACAGATGTCCATTTATTTGCATGGCTTCCTCTGAAGCTAAAAATACCACCGCATCTCCAATTTGTTTTTCAGTACCAAGCCTCTTCATTGGATTCGCTTCAATTTCTTTTTGTAAAATTTCAGGATCTTCCAGATACTCTTCGCACATATCTGTTGCAACAGTGCTTGGTCCAACAGCGTTTACATTTATATTATGTTTACCTAGTTCAATGGCCAGTGCTTTTGTTAAATGGCTTGCCGCTGCTTTTGATGAAATATAATGCGGAATCACTGGACTTGTCACGAGAACACTAGCAGTTGATGTAATATTTATGACTTTTCCATATTTATTTTCAATCATCTTTTTAGCTGCTCTTTGTGTCGTTAAGTAAATTGATTTCACATTTGTCTGATAGGTTTTGTCCCATGTTTCTTCTGAAAGCGTCAAAAAAGGTTCAAATGGCGCAATACCAGCATTATTTACCAGGATATCAACCGATCCTAACTCTCTTTCTACTTCGTCCATCATTTGGTCAACATCTGCTTTGATTCCTACATTTGCTTTTACAGCCATCGCCTGAATATGGAACAGTTCTTCAATTGTTTCTTTTAAAGCTTTTGCTTTTTCATACGAACCGGGTGACGTATAATTAATTGCTACATTTGCTCCCTCTTCCGCTAATCTCATAACAATGGCTGCACCTATTCCCCGGGCACCGCCTGTTACAAGCGCTATTCGATTTTTTAATTTACTCATATATTCGCTCCTCCTTTAATTACAGGCTGATGCTGATTCGGCTGATACTAAACTCTTGGTGACCTAAAACTTCAGCTTTTGTCAGTTCTCCCTGTGCAGTTTTTATAACGGTCTCAAAAACACGGTTTCCTGCATCGTCAATTGTTTCCTTACCTTTCATAACAGGACTTGTATCTACATCAATGTTATCCGCCATATTACGGGCTGTGATTTCATTACCTGTTATTTTGATAACCGGGATAATTGGATTTCCTGTTGGGGTTCCTCTTCCCGTCGTAAAACAGACCATATGAACACCTGCAGCTGCCATACCTGAAACACATTCGATATCATTCCCAGGCGAATCCATGAAGTAATATCCGCTTCCTGGCATTTCCTCGGCAAATGGCAGTACATCTCTTAATGGGCTTGTACCGGCTTTGCTTATACAGCCTAGTGATTTTTCTTCAATTGTTGACAAACCACCCTCAATATTGCCCGGACTTGGATTGCCGCCGCGCATGTCTGCGCCAATGCGTTCAATCTCTTTTTCAAATTTGTCTACATAGGCATAGACCTTATTTGCTACTTCTTCATTGACAGCTGATTCAGCAACAATGTGTTCAGCTCCGATGATTTCAGTTGTTTCTCCCATTACAATAGTGCCGCCCTGTTTTATGAGCATATCTGATGCTTTTCCTAAAGAAGGATTGCTGCATAATCCGGAAGTAGCGTCAGATCCTCCGCATTTCACACCCAGGATTAATTCCGAAAGCGAGATATCTGCTTGAGGGATATTTTCAATTTCTTTGTATAATTGCTTTGCTAATTCAGATCCTTTTTGAATCGCTTTGATGGAGCCTCCAGCATCCTGAATATCGATCCATTCGACAGGTTTTCCAGTTTCTTCAATTTCTTTTTTTAATTCACTTGCATCTATCACTTCACAGCCCAAACTCACTAGTAAAACTGCACCAACATTCGGGTTTTTCCCCATTCCTGCAAGCAATTTATGTGTACGTTCTTTGTCATCTCCAATTTGGCTGCAGCCATGCTGATGCGGAATAGCTACTGAAGCAGGTACGCTTTGCTGGATTCTATTTGATACATGGTTAGCACAAACAACAGTAGGGATTATTAATAAATGATTTCGTATTCCCATTTTACCGTTTGGACGGCGGTAACCTTTTATCATTTTCATTAACTTTGACCCCCTTTCGCTTTATCCCCTCTGCCTCTAATCCCTTCAATATTATGAATATGTACATGTTCACCAGGGGTAATCTCCATACTGGCTGCACCAATCACCTGACCGTATTTCACAACATTTTCAGATGGCTGAATAGGTTTAATGGCTATTTTATGTCCAAATGGAATAGCTTGTTTTGCTGTCAATTCTTCCTTTTTGCCATTAATCGCATATAGCAGCTTTTCACCAGAATCTATATTTTTCAAAAGGGTAGCAACATTATCAATCTCGGACATTACAATACTTGTTATCTCTTGCTCCTTAGTTAACTTACTCATTGATTGCACTCCTCTCCTTTAGTTTGTAAAACAATTTTGCATTTTCAGAAAATATTTGTTCTTTTTCTAATGTGCTTAAGCTATCAGGAAGGCATTTATTTATGATTTGAACCGCATCATCATAACTCCCCGCTAATAAGCAAACTGGCCAATCACTTCCAAACATAATGCGGGAAGGGCCAAACATTTCAATAATATGATGAATATAAGGCTTGAAATCTTCTATTTTCCACTGCTTCGTATCCGCTTGTGTCATTAACCCTGATATTTTGCACCAAACATTTGGAAATTTAGCTAAGGCATTCATCTCTTCTTTCCAATTATTGATTTCTTCATCTGTTATATTCGGTTTAGCCAAATGATTAATAACAGTCAATAAATCAGGAAGTGTTTCCATTAAAGTTAAAATAGAAGACGTATGCTTATTATTAATTAATAAATCAAGTGGAAGGTTATATCGAATCATCCATTTTAGATTTTCGATAACTTGTTCTTGAAGAATCCAATCGTTTTGTTCTATATCTTGAAGCATTGGACGTAATCCTACTAATCCAGGCTGCTTCAATAATGAATCTAACTGTTCCTGAAAAGATGGTGAAGATAAATCCAACCAGCCAACCACACCATAGATCCATTCATATTGTTCATATAACGATAAAAGAAATTTTGTTTCTTCGTATGTAGGGGCTGCCTGTACAAGCACCGTCCCAGAAATTTGATATTTCTCCAGCAAAGGGATTAAATCTTTCGGCAAAAAATCTTGATAGAGGACACCCATATCACTAGTAAGCCAAGAATAATCTCCTCTTTCTAGCTTCCAAAAATGCTGATGTGCGTCAATTATAACTCTCACCTTCAATTTGTTATTTTTATGTTACCGATAACATTAAAATAACAAAAGAATTTTAAATTGTCAATAAATTCTCATAAAACTCTAACTTTTCTAAAAAAAGACCTTCTTTTAGTTCTTACTTTCATTAAAACTATAATGAAAAAACTCCTATTATTTAATAGGAGTTCCAGATGACTTTCTGATAACCAATTCAGGTTTTAAATTTATTGTTCTATACTCTTTGGGACTAACTTCTTCTACTCTCTCAATGACTAATTGTGTTCCGATATATCCAAAATCATATGCAGGCTGGGAAGATACTGTTAAAAATGGATCAAGGTCCAGAAATAATTCTAGATCATCAAAGCAAACAACAGCAATATCATTTGGGACTTTAATCTTTTTTTCCCGCAGGCTATTAATAATTTTAATCGCGATAAAATTATTTGCCGCAAAAATGGCCGTTGGGCGTTTAGCCGGAGGAAGATTAACCAGGTGATCGATTCCATTCCAATCCTCCTCTTGTTTATAATGAGTCTCGATCAAAAATAAAGGATCTATGTTTAAATCTTTTATTTTTAACGTCTCTAAAAATGCCTGATACCGTTCCTTTGAAGTCGAAATTGTAAGTGGACCATGCACCAATGCTATTCTCTCATGTCCATTATCAATTAAATGCTGAAGCAGCAATTTCGTACCCTCATAGTTATCGCCAAGAACCTTATCACAAGAAACATTTTCAATCTCTCTATCAATTAATGTAAAAGGGATCCTGTTTTTTATTAATTTATTTAAATTTTTGATTGATGAATCTCCTGTTGGAGCAATAATTACTCCATCTACGCGTTTAGAAATTAACGCATTAATATAATCACTCTCTTTTTCATAGTCTTCATCTGTATTGCATAAAATTAGCTGATACCCCATTTGATTAGCCTTATCCGCAGCACCTCTTGCTACTTTTGTAAAAAAGGGGTTTGTAATATCCGTTATGATTAATGATAGTAATTTCGTCTTTTTAATATTCAAACTTTGAGCAGCAGAATTAGGAATATAGTTTAACTCTTTTATAACTGCTTCTACTTTTTCTCTTGTCTTTTCGCTAATACTCCCCTTGTTGTTAATCACTCGTGATACGGTCATCGGTGAAACATTAGCTTTTTTTGCAATATCGTAAATAGTCGTCACTTTGTTAACCCTGCCTTACATTCAGCTTTTAATTGATCCACCTTTTATATTTAGATTATCTG is a genomic window containing:
- a CDS encoding glucose 1-dehydrogenase; amino-acid sequence: MRLQDKIAIVTGGGSGIGKATANLFANEGAFVIITDINRENGQGAVTEIEENGGKAAFFEMDVANPEAVENVVGQIIEKYRKIDILFNNAGISNVGRVDEVEPDVWDKIMSVNVKGVYLPSKYTLPHMMKQKSGVVINMSSCAAEMGLAKRAAYSATKGAVLALTKAMQVDYAPYRIRVNALLPGTIMSPFVEDYLKSSYDDPEVAIAGIKKRQLSGELGRPDDVAKAALFLASDESAFMMGSPLYIDGGVVFGKNA
- a CDS encoding glucose 1-dehydrogenase, with the translated sequence MSKLKNRIALVTGGARGIGAAIVMRLAEEGANVAINYTSPGSYEKAKALKETIEELFHIQAMAVKANVGIKADVDQMMDEVERELGSVDILVNNAGIAPFEPFLTLSEETWDKTYQTNVKSIYLTTQRAAKKMIENKYGKVINITSTASVLVTSPVIPHYISSKAAASHLTKALAIELGKHNINVNAVGPSTVATDMCEEYLEDPEILQKEIEANPMKRLGTEKQIGDAVVFLASEEAMQINGHLLMVDGGLTVKAAQPEDHMDHDLEVKV
- a CDS encoding UxaA family hydrolase yields the protein MKMIKGYRRPNGKMGIRNHLLIIPTVVCANHVSNRIQQSVPASVAIPHQHGCSQIGDDKERTHKLLAGMGKNPNVGAVLLVSLGCEVIDASELKKEIEETGKPVEWIDIQDAGGSIKAIQKGSELAKQLYKEIENIPQADISLSELILGVKCGGSDATSGLCSNPSLGKASDMLIKQGGTIVMGETTEIIGAEHIVAESAVNEEVANKVYAYVDKFEKEIERIGADMRGGNPSPGNIEGGLSTIEEKSLGCISKAGTSPLRDVLPFAEEMPGSGYYFMDSPGNDIECVSGMAAAGVHMVCFTTGRGTPTGNPIIPVIKITGNEITARNMADNIDVDTSPVMKGKETIDDAGNRVFETVIKTAQGELTKAEVLGHQEFSISRISISL
- a CDS encoding UxaA family hydrolase produces the protein MSKLTKEQEITSIVMSEIDNVATLLKNIDSGEKLLYAINGKKEELTAKQAIPFGHKIAIKPIQPSENVVKYGQVIGAASMEITPGEHVHIHNIEGIRGRGDKAKGGQS
- a CDS encoding amidohydrolase family protein, yielding MRVIIDAHQHFWKLERGDYSWLTSDMGVLYQDFLPKDLIPLLEKYQISGTVLVQAAPTYEETKFLLSLYEQYEWIYGVVGWLDLSSPSFQEQLDSLLKQPGLVGLRPMLQDIEQNDWILQEQVIENLKWMIRYNLPLDLLINNKHTSSILTLMETLPDLLTVINHLAKPNITDEEINNWKEEMNALAKFPNVWCKISGLMTQADTKQWKIEDFKPYIHHIIEMFGPSRIMFGSDWPVCLLAGSYDDAVQIINKCLPDSLSTLEKEQIFSENAKLFYKLKERSAINE
- a CDS encoding LacI family DNA-binding transcriptional regulator; this encodes MTTIYDIAKKANVSPMTVSRVINNKGSISEKTREKVEAVIKELNYIPNSAAQSLNIKKTKLLSLIITDITNPFFTKVARGAADKANQMGYQLILCNTDEDYEKESDYINALISKRVDGVIIAPTGDSSIKNLNKLIKNRIPFTLIDREIENVSCDKVLGDNYEGTKLLLQHLIDNGHERIALVHGPLTISTSKERYQAFLETLKIKDLNIDPLFLIETHYKQEEDWNGIDHLVNLPPAKRPTAIFAANNFIAIKIINSLREKKIKVPNDIAVVCFDDLELFLDLDPFLTVSSQPAYDFGYIGTQLVIERVEEVSPKEYRTINLKPELVIRKSSGTPIK